A portion of the Treponema rectale genome contains these proteins:
- the fliM gene encoding flagellar motor switch protein FliM, which translates to MNEVLSQDEIDQLLQAISSGESDSDEFKPVSDTRRIKIYDFRRPDKFSKEQIRTVSNMHESFARLTTTSLSAQLRSLVHVHVASVDQLTYEEFIRSIPTPTTLAVINMDPLKGNAVLEIAPEITFIMIDRLFGGKGDTGGKVNRDLTDIEQSVMEGIIVRILANMRESWTQVIDLRPRLQQIETNPQFAQIVPPNEMVILVTLEIKIGEEAGMMNICIPYITIEPIVSKLSSSFWFSSVRRGSTTQYLSTLKEKLADVSMKIVAEIGSINVPIKDVLGLRAGDVIRLENAKVGDPLTLSVGGKPKFYCQPGVVGKKMAVQIINKIEEIQDEEFEELSAEGEETI; encoded by the coding sequence ATGAATGAGGTTCTTTCACAGGATGAAATTGACCAGCTGTTACAGGCTATCAGTTCAGGCGAAAGTGATTCTGATGAATTTAAGCCGGTCAGTGACACCCGAAGAATTAAGATTTATGATTTCCGTCGTCCGGATAAATTCTCAAAGGAACAGATTCGTACAGTTTCAAATATGCACGAATCTTTTGCCCGTTTGACGACAACAAGTTTATCTGCACAGCTGCGCTCCCTTGTTCATGTTCATGTTGCTTCTGTAGATCAGCTTACTTATGAGGAATTCATCAGGTCTATTCCGACGCCTACAACTCTTGCAGTTATAAACATGGATCCTCTTAAGGGGAATGCTGTTCTTGAGATTGCTCCGGAAATTACATTCATTATGATAGACCGTCTTTTTGGCGGTAAAGGTGATACCGGCGGAAAAGTAAACCGTGACCTCACTGATATTGAACAGTCTGTAATGGAAGGTATTATTGTACGTATTCTTGCAAACATGCGTGAATCCTGGACACAGGTAATCGACCTTCGTCCAAGACTTCAGCAGATTGAAACTAATCCGCAGTTTGCTCAGATTGTTCCTCCTAACGAAATGGTCATTCTTGTGACTCTTGAAATTAAAATTGGTGAGGAAGCAGGTATGATGAATATCTGTATTCCTTATATTACCATTGAGCCGATTGTATCAAAGCTTTCATCCAGCTTCTGGTTCAGTTCGGTAAGGCGTGGATCAACTACTCAGTATCTGAGCACCCTTAAGGAAAAGCTTGCTGATGTTTCAATGAAAATTGTTGCAGAAATCGGCAGTATTAATGTTCCGATTAAGGATGTTCTTGGCCTCAGGGCAGGTGATGTTATCCGTCTTGAAAATGCTAAGGTTGGAGATCCTCTTACATTAAGTGTAGGCGGAAAACCGAAATTTTACTGTCAGCCTGGTGTTGTAGGCAAAAAAATGGCAGTTCAGATTATAAACAAAATTGAAGAAATTCAGGATGAAGAATTTGAAGAACTTAGTGCAGAAGGAGAAGAAACTATATGA
- a CDS encoding flagellar basal body-associated FliL family protein, with protein sequence MADEGAADDLGGGDLGGDTSSKKGGVGGLFSGLLKWILIGVAAVILVVTIAVVVFKIMSPSGSAKNIPISEEYKTTREELDWYRSIEQIRTQTSDLVPASVTVTVAIGYKKDDKRAASEITARQVELIDFLRRFFAECTVDDLKATNEDVIKQQIKDQINEDILTSSTIRDVKFTQKDVIQQ encoded by the coding sequence ATGGCAGATGAAGGCGCAGCAGACGACTTAGGCGGCGGAGATCTTGGTGGTGATACATCATCTAAGAAAGGCGGCGTCGGCGGTCTTTTTTCCGGATTGCTTAAGTGGATTCTTATTGGCGTTGCAGCGGTTATTCTTGTTGTAACAATAGCAGTTGTGGTTTTTAAAATCATGAGTCCTTCCGGTTCTGCAAAAAATATTCCTATCTCAGAGGAATATAAGACAACCAGGGAAGAACTTGACTGGTATCGTTCTATTGAACAGATCAGGACACAGACAAGTGATCTTGTCCCTGCCAGTGTAACTGTAACGGTTGCCATCGGATATAAAAAAGATGATAAGCGTGCAGCATCAGAAATTACTGCAAGGCAGGTTGAGCTTATTGACTTCCTCAGGCGTTTCTTTGCTGAGTGTACTGTTGATGACCTTAAGGCAACTAATGAAGATGTTATCAAGCAGCAGATAAAGGATCAGATAAATGAGGATATCCTGACAAGTTCTACTATCAGGGATGTTAAATTTACTCAGAAGGATGTGATTCAGCAATGA
- the motB gene encoding flagellar motor protein MotB, translating to MSKKEKKEPAKPSTAWQGTYGDMITLMLCFFVMLYNPEESDAIQMAALQASISNNNTGGGISLSPGSLADMGNVVSALPSMEKGKALGVAYKKAVSSFTPQTKSNKVTITSDERGIVISLASDAFFRQGSAELDMEQARDTLRNISVFFRAEEVKGRRWRIEGHTDNTPVPSGGAYPSNWELSAARAANVLHYLTDFGVDEKMFSIAGYADTRPKVSNNTEEGRAYNRRVDVIVLDDGHF from the coding sequence ATGAGTAAAAAAGAAAAAAAAGAACCTGCAAAACCGTCAACCGCGTGGCAGGGAACTTACGGTGATATGATTACTCTCATGCTCTGCTTCTTCGTAATGCTTTATAACCCTGAAGAATCAGACGCAATTCAGATGGCAGCCCTTCAGGCATCTATCTCTAATAATAATACAGGCGGAGGAATCTCTTTAAGTCCCGGCAGTCTTGCTGACATGGGTAATGTTGTAAGTGCACTTCCTTCCATGGAAAAGGGAAAGGCGCTCGGTGTGGCTTACAAAAAGGCTGTTTCGAGTTTTACTCCCCAGACAAAATCCAATAAAGTTACGATTACAAGTGATGAACGGGGAATAGTTATTTCTCTTGCTTCGGATGCTTTTTTCAGGCAGGGAAGTGCTGAACTTGATATGGAACAGGCTCGGGATACCCTCAGGAATATTTCTGTTTTTTTCAGGGCTGAAGAGGTAAAGGGCAGAAGATGGAGAATTGAAGGACATACAGATAATACTCCGGTTCCTTCTGGCGGTGCATATCCAAGTAACTGGGAGCTGTCTGCGGCCAGAGCTGCAAATGTCCTGCATTATCTGACTGATTTTGGTGTAGATGAAAAGATGTTTTCTATAGCAGGATATGCGGATACCCGGCCTAAAGTTTCCAATAACACGGAAGAAGGCCGTGCTTATAACAGACGGGTGGATGTTATAGTACTTGATGACGGACATTTTTAG
- a CDS encoding motility protein A, with translation MDIASIIGFIGGVAMVMLGVISGGSSVMNIVDIPSVIITVGGSYMALFVSSPMNLAVGIWGILSRCFKTFDFGEKTAVQNMVNLAEKARREGILALEEGLDDIDDNFLKEGLRLMVDGSDASAIRAILENEMAQAEARHMEWAGVMAQWAGYAPGWGMMGTVIGLIGMLQNLEDKSSLGPNMAVALITTLYGSMLANWLFGPMGTKLVAQNTREMNAKEMVLEGILSIQTGDNPRILAQKLLTYLDPKTRKAIEADVLKD, from the coding sequence ATGGATATAGCTTCTATTATAGGCTTTATCGGTGGCGTAGCCATGGTTATGCTCGGTGTTATTTCCGGTGGTTCTTCCGTTATGAACATCGTTGATATTCCGTCTGTCATCATTACTGTAGGCGGTTCTTACATGGCACTTTTCGTTTCATCTCCTATGAATCTTGCTGTCGGAATCTGGGGTATCCTGAGCCGCTGTTTTAAGACTTTTGATTTCGGAGAAAAAACTGCCGTTCAGAATATGGTTAATCTTGCAGAAAAAGCCCGTCGTGAAGGTATTCTTGCGCTGGAAGAAGGTCTTGACGATATTGATGATAATTTTTTGAAGGAAGGTCTCCGCCTTATGGTCGACGGAAGTGATGCTTCTGCAATCCGTGCGATTCTTGAAAACGAAATGGCACAGGCTGAGGCCCGTCATATGGAATGGGCAGGTGTTATGGCTCAGTGGGCCGGTTATGCTCCTGGTTGGGGAATGATGGGTACAGTTATTGGTCTTATCGGTATGTTGCAGAACCTTGAAGATAAAAGTTCCCTTGGTCCTAACATGGCCGTTGCTCTTATTACCACACTTTATGGTTCCATGCTTGCTAACTGGCTTTTTGGTCCTATGGGTACAAAACTTGTTGCTCAGAACACACGGGAAATGAATGCAAAGGAAATGGTTCTTGAAGGAATTCTTTCCATTCAGACTGGTGATAACCCTCGTATTCTTGCTCAGAAACTTCTTACTTATCTTGATCCAAAAACAAGAAAGGCTATTGAAGCAGATGTCCTTAAGGATTGA
- a CDS encoding flagellar FlbD family protein — MIEVTRLNGKKYWINPHQIECMELKPDLTLTLLSGKTVVVSETPDQIVDRIVEYRKRIGNYSQEL; from the coding sequence ATGATTGAAGTTACGCGTCTGAATGGAAAAAAATACTGGATAAATCCTCATCAGATTGAATGCATGGAACTGAAGCCGGATTTGACCCTGACGCTGCTTTCTGGAAAGACTGTCGTTGTTTCAGAAACTCCGGATCAGATAGTTGATCGTATAGTGGAATACAGAAAGCGTATAGGTAATTACAGTCAGGAATTATAG
- a CDS encoding response regulator transcription factor, with protein MKNQILVIEDVLEMSELICLYMKNAGFDTKSCETAEDAIKLMSDGFKPDLVLLDLNLPGMSGLEFLRYFRQYHKTTIPVIIVSARDADEDIITALGYGADEFVTKPFSPKVLAARVKSKLDRLSVTEASVEETITFGPYTLYCNSCLLKKDNVKIPLSTKEYEVLEYLVKNDGRPLNPESIYNHVWKNSYGDLTAVAVYIQRLRKKIEEDPANPKYINTMFGMGYRFDR; from the coding sequence ATGAAAAACCAAATATTAGTTATTGAAGACGTTCTCGAAATGTCGGAATTAATCTGTCTCTATATGAAAAATGCAGGTTTTGACACAAAAAGCTGCGAAACAGCCGAAGATGCCATAAAACTCATGTCAGACGGCTTCAAGCCGGATCTCGTGCTGCTGGACTTAAACCTTCCGGGTATGAGCGGACTTGAATTCCTGAGATATTTCAGGCAGTACCATAAAACTACCATTCCAGTAATAATCGTAAGTGCCAGAGATGCAGACGAAGACATAATCACAGCCCTCGGATACGGTGCGGATGAGTTCGTTACAAAACCGTTCAGCCCAAAAGTTCTTGCGGCAAGGGTAAAATCAAAGCTGGACAGACTTTCGGTGACAGAAGCTTCCGTCGAAGAAACAATAACCTTCGGTCCCTACACCCTCTACTGCAACAGCTGCCTCCTGAAAAAAGACAACGTAAAGATCCCCCTTTCTACAAAAGAATACGAAGTACTGGAATATCTCGTAAAAAATGACGGACGCCCCCTTAATCCAGAATCAATCTACAACCACGTCTGGAAGAATTCTTACGGCGACCTGACAGCAGTAGCCGTATACATTCAGAGACTGAGAAAAAAAATCGAAGAAGATCCGGCAAATCCAAAATATATAAACACAATGTTCGGAATGGGCTACAGGTTTGACAGATGA
- a CDS encoding HAMP domain-containing sensor histidine kinase — MKIKKQLQILILIIVIIPLTAVISLPVYHYLNSPERYLMQGYKEVRRLGNISMSDNEWQEIKDAIKHVPPGIQLLIYYDNTVITSSIPQIKSGQTITTEELFDFIHSTSGEYDYQIHEGRSGSGISGKKGFRNILIISRASIHKNKQKRTAKFILPAITFLILFETGAIIAIWKVSRSIASSISYVEEHTRKIADGNLDARLDENRLKKTNSNEITSLIKSLEKMRSSLKEDEERRVKFIMGISHDLRTPVALIKGYTEAITDGVAGEMDSESVKNSLKIIHDKSEVLEDMINDLIDYVKLNNTEWARNLVVTPLKPVITDILSSCCSTAELYNRKITSLIQVDEQTKIPMDKTLFERAIQNIFGNAVRYTKDGDSIELKAEQKDCCIEVSIKDSGCGIEEKDLEHIFDLFYRGTSSRREAGYGIGLSVVKTIIDSMNWNISVSSKIKEGTCFTISIPLNGNRIS, encoded by the coding sequence ATGAAAATTAAGAAGCAGCTGCAGATTCTGATCCTGATAATTGTAATAATTCCTCTTACTGCAGTAATCTCCCTGCCGGTCTACCATTACCTGAATTCACCGGAACGCTATCTCATGCAGGGATACAAAGAAGTACGCCGCCTTGGAAACATCAGCATGAGCGACAACGAATGGCAGGAAATAAAGGACGCAATCAAGCATGTGCCCCCGGGAATACAGCTCCTCATCTATTATGACAATACGGTCATAACTTCCAGCATCCCTCAGATTAAGTCAGGACAGACAATTACAACAGAAGAACTGTTCGATTTCATACACAGTACAAGCGGGGAATATGACTATCAGATTCACGAAGGCCGTTCGGGTTCAGGAATTTCGGGTAAAAAAGGATTCAGAAACATACTCATCATAAGCAGGGCTTCCATCCATAAAAATAAGCAGAAGCGCACGGCAAAATTTATACTTCCTGCCATAACATTCCTGATTCTCTTTGAGACAGGTGCAATAATAGCAATATGGAAAGTATCACGGTCAATCGCCTCATCCATCTCATACGTAGAGGAACATACACGTAAAATTGCAGACGGAAACCTTGATGCAAGGCTCGATGAAAACCGTCTGAAGAAAACCAATTCAAATGAAATAACTTCACTCATAAAAAGCCTTGAAAAAATGCGTTCTTCACTGAAAGAAGACGAAGAAAGGCGCGTAAAATTCATTATGGGAATAAGCCACGACCTCAGAACTCCTGTTGCACTCATAAAAGGCTATACGGAAGCAATTACTGACGGCGTTGCAGGAGAAATGGATTCAGAATCCGTAAAAAACTCTCTCAAAATCATCCACGATAAAAGCGAAGTTCTTGAAGACATGATCAATGACCTTATTGATTATGTAAAACTGAACAATACTGAATGGGCAAGAAACCTTGTCGTAACGCCGTTAAAACCCGTAATTACCGACATACTGTCATCCTGCTGCTCAACGGCAGAACTTTACAACAGAAAAATCACCTCACTCATACAGGTGGATGAACAGACAAAAATTCCTATGGACAAAACACTTTTCGAAAGGGCAATTCAAAACATATTCGGAAATGCAGTCCGCTATACAAAGGACGGAGATTCCATAGAACTGAAGGCAGAACAGAAAGACTGCTGCATTGAAGTTTCCATAAAAGACTCTGGATGCGGAATTGAAGAAAAAGATCTGGAACACATATTCGATCTTTTTTACCGGGGAACATCATCCAGACGGGAAGCAGGATACGGCATAGGCCTTTCAGTCGTAAAAACAATAATCGACTCAATGAACTGGAACATAAGCGTATCTTCAAAAATAAAAGAAGGAACCTGTTTTACTATAAGCATTCCCCTTAACGGGAACAGAATTTCATGA
- the miaA gene encoding tRNA (adenosine(37)-N6)-dimethylallyltransferase MiaA, with translation MKRVIVIFAPTACGKTALAENIFGKGSLSCFKGMGEVVSADSQTVYRGLNIGTAKPSPEEMELLPHHLIDIVSPSVQFGAGDFFDLADAACREILSRNKFPVVVGGSGFYIRNFLMGLTSAPVCSPQVRQFIKDRLAAEGGRVLYEELCAVDPVYAAKINPNDSSRVCRALEVYHTSGMPLSSYKMPENLRPDYEFLVLVLNRAREDLYRRIDLRVDKMFEDGLEQEVAALVKNGCTKDTPAMKAIGYSEFFLDGMTLPQIKERIKLDSRHYAKKQYTYMKGIPGAVIVDADDMKKIESLIMKFCSR, from the coding sequence ATGAAACGCGTTATAGTAATTTTTGCACCGACAGCATGCGGAAAGACTGCTTTGGCCGAGAATATTTTCGGTAAGGGCAGCCTTTCTTGTTTTAAAGGCATGGGAGAAGTTGTAAGTGCAGATTCACAGACTGTTTACAGGGGTCTCAATATAGGAACTGCAAAACCTTCTCCTGAAGAAATGGAGCTGCTTCCCCATCATCTTATAGACATTGTTTCTCCTTCAGTTCAGTTTGGAGCAGGTGATTTTTTTGATCTTGCTGATGCTGCCTGCCGTGAAATTCTCTCAAGAAATAAGTTTCCCGTTGTTGTTGGTGGAAGCGGCTTTTATATAAGGAATTTTCTTATGGGGCTTACATCTGCTCCTGTATGCAGTCCTCAAGTGCGCCAGTTCATAAAGGACAGGCTTGCTGCGGAGGGGGGCCGGGTATTGTACGAAGAACTGTGTGCCGTAGATCCCGTTTATGCTGCAAAAATAAATCCAAATGACAGTTCCAGGGTTTGCAGGGCACTGGAGGTTTATCATACTTCCGGAATGCCTCTTAGTTCTTATAAAATGCCTGAAAACTTAAGGCCGGACTATGAGTTTCTTGTACTTGTCCTTAACCGTGCAAGGGAAGATCTGTACCGCCGTATTGATTTAAGGGTTGATAAAATGTTTGAAGACGGGCTTGAACAGGAGGTTGCCGCTCTGGTAAAAAACGGCTGTACAAAAGACACTCCTGCGATGAAGGCCATAGGGTACAGTGAGTTTTTCCTGGATGGCATGACTTTGCCTCAGATTAAGGAAAGAATAAAACTTGACAGCAGGCATTATGCAAAAAAACAGTATACTTACATGAAAGGAATTCCCGGTGCCGTTATTGTTGATGCGGATGACATGAAAAAAATAGAAAGCCTTATCATGAAATTCTGTTCCCGTTAA
- a CDS encoding DNA-directed RNA polymerase subunit omega, giving the protein MIFPLESMVEFKEGMYEITVAASRRAYQLAMTKDPLLEENDGKVVSLAAKQLFSGDVHYSIEESKR; this is encoded by the coding sequence ATGATTTTTCCACTTGAAAGTATGGTTGAGTTTAAAGAAGGAATGTATGAAATAACGGTTGCTGCAAGTCGCCGCGCCTATCAGCTTGCCATGACAAAGGATCCTCTCCTTGAAGAAAATGACGGAAAGGTTGTAAGCCTTGCTGCAAAACAGCTCTTTTCAGGTGATGTACATTATTCAATCGAGGAATCGAAACGCTAA
- the recO gene encoding DNA repair protein RecO — protein MGERNKCTQAVILTVREQGENNRNVCAVSPDLGIFNALLYGGPKNKLRSLVQPFNSGNIWLYEDESRHSKKITDFDSKEFHPSFRDDIYKIYAANLAGELILKTKCAGENQKAFVLLNAFLNGIDLSSEEEARLGTLRFLWRYLALLGVQPDVHQCSECGKNILEPHSRSFYSEYSSGFICEDCWQTYRESLALRSELIETDGEALAYLMAVNECSPGTVRRMKVSASSAYKMKRAVFHILENSVGTLLNTLKSGEGIL, from the coding sequence ATGGGTGAAAGAAACAAATGTACTCAGGCGGTCATACTTACCGTACGGGAGCAGGGAGAAAACAACCGGAACGTCTGTGCAGTTTCACCGGATCTGGGAATTTTCAACGCACTGCTATACGGAGGTCCGAAAAATAAGCTGAGATCTCTGGTGCAGCCCTTCAACTCCGGAAACATATGGCTGTATGAAGATGAATCCAGACATTCAAAAAAAATAACGGACTTTGACTCAAAAGAATTTCATCCTTCCTTCAGAGACGATATATATAAAATCTATGCGGCAAATCTTGCAGGTGAACTTATACTCAAAACAAAATGCGCCGGGGAAAATCAGAAAGCCTTTGTACTTCTCAATGCATTTCTCAATGGAATTGATTTAAGTTCTGAAGAAGAAGCAAGGCTTGGAACATTAAGGTTTCTCTGGAGATATCTGGCTTTACTGGGAGTGCAGCCGGATGTACACCAGTGTTCCGAATGCGGCAAAAACATTCTTGAGCCCCACAGCCGGTCTTTCTATTCTGAATATTCATCAGGATTCATATGCGAAGACTGCTGGCAGACTTACAGAGAATCCCTGGCACTCAGATCTGAACTCATTGAAACAGATGGAGAAGCCCTTGCATATCTTATGGCCGTCAATGAATGTTCTCCGGGAACAGTCAGGAGAATGAAAGTCAGCGCTTCTTCTGCATACAAGATGAAACGGGCTGTCTTCCACATACTTGAAAACTCTGTGGGAACACTACTGAATACCCTAAAATCAGGAGAGGGTATCCTCTGA
- the recJ gene encoding single-stranded-DNA-specific exonuclease RecJ: MSQWIKKEITKKEIEDMRLKYGLDSLSASILSRRNVTEGKDILYYMEDDLRFTHSPFLFNSMEDAVDRILDAREQGEKILIFGDRDVDGVTSTTVLYDCLSSMGIDVRYKLPSGDDAYGLSVQAIEDFEKEGGTLIITVDCGISNVQEIALAAEKGMDVIVADHHNAPETLPENAILIDPKLENSGYPFKDISGCAVAYKLVSALRFSESKWYKQEVTLLNVRPLNDASMIECIKLRNLIPVSRIDETVVPGTVSISHTRLPEYLKGQIILVWDENTIKKQLNNIFGSGIEFNFMDIRTEISRLFPQFSDSSLLRIKDMSKIARYGNHAPTEIGGFYNIYVTYVQQSLKKENPKLASLEEKDLQLVALAALADIMPMKNENRIFVKKGLESLNSGKVRNGLKELLSRLNLLGRHITSIDLSWNVVSNLNAAGRLGQPELAAELFLAKEPSVREATADRIIALNAQRKQLSVDAWNYGIMQAQASIPNYNGKLCVVMDPRINRGVCGLLAGRLVSTYDIPAMAVTVIDDMAIGSMRSCRDFNLTAFLNNLSHLFLNFGGHNAAAGFSLKKENLPELEKQLKILSGSIELSESEKDSYEVDAELPPAYITTDIIKICDRFEPYGEENPPLLFMAKNLTVTDGIAIGKGEKQHLKLNIQAGKTRWPALFWNEGDRLHKEIEIGDRVDILFNVERNVFNGVETLQLVLKDIKRSSGDMQ; encoded by the coding sequence ATGTCCCAGTGGATTAAGAAAGAAATAACTAAAAAAGAAATAGAAGACATGAGGCTCAAATACGGTCTGGACTCATTAAGTGCCAGTATCCTTTCAAGAAGGAACGTAACGGAAGGCAAGGACATTCTGTATTATATGGAAGATGACCTTCGATTTACCCACTCGCCTTTTCTCTTCAACTCCATGGAAGATGCCGTTGACCGTATTCTCGACGCCAGGGAACAGGGTGAAAAGATCCTGATATTCGGTGACAGGGACGTTGACGGAGTAACTTCAACTACTGTTCTATATGACTGTCTTTCCTCCATGGGAATTGACGTTCGTTACAAGCTGCCTTCCGGTGACGATGCATACGGGCTTTCCGTTCAGGCAATAGAAGATTTTGAAAAAGAAGGCGGTACGCTCATAATAACCGTTGACTGCGGAATTTCAAACGTACAGGAAATTGCGCTGGCTGCAGAAAAAGGAATGGATGTAATTGTTGCAGACCATCATAACGCACCGGAAACTCTTCCTGAAAATGCCATACTGATTGATCCGAAATTAGAAAATTCAGGTTATCCATTTAAAGACATTTCAGGCTGTGCAGTTGCCTATAAACTGGTAAGCGCCTTAAGATTCAGCGAAAGCAAATGGTACAAACAGGAAGTTACCCTTCTGAATGTACGGCCCCTGAATGACGCAAGCATGATTGAGTGCATAAAACTGCGCAATCTAATCCCTGTAAGCAGAATTGACGAAACGGTTGTTCCGGGAACAGTAAGCATAAGCCATACACGGCTGCCGGAATATCTGAAAGGTCAGATCATACTGGTATGGGATGAAAACACCATAAAAAAACAGCTCAATAATATTTTTGGTTCCGGAATTGAATTCAACTTCATGGACATAAGAACTGAAATATCCAGGCTGTTTCCTCAGTTTTCTGACAGTTCCCTTCTGCGCATAAAAGACATGTCGAAAATCGCAAGATACGGTAACCATGCTCCTACGGAAATCGGGGGTTTTTACAACATCTACGTTACATACGTCCAGCAGTCGCTGAAAAAAGAAAATCCAAAGCTTGCTTCGCTGGAAGAAAAAGACCTGCAGCTGGTTGCACTGGCAGCACTGGCAGATATAATGCCCATGAAAAACGAAAACCGGATCTTCGTAAAAAAAGGTCTCGAATCCCTTAACTCCGGAAAAGTCAGAAACGGTCTGAAAGAACTGCTGTCAAGACTTAATCTGCTGGGCCGTCACATAACATCAATAGATTTAAGCTGGAACGTAGTTTCCAATCTGAATGCGGCAGGCAGACTCGGACAGCCTGAACTTGCAGCAGAACTTTTTCTTGCTAAAGAACCTTCTGTAAGGGAAGCAACGGCAGACAGAATAATAGCCCTCAACGCGCAGAGAAAACAGCTTTCCGTAGATGCCTGGAATTACGGAATAATGCAGGCACAGGCTTCAATTCCTAATTACAATGGAAAGCTGTGTGTAGTGATGGATCCCAGAATCAACAGGGGTGTGTGCGGGCTTCTGGCAGGAAGGTTAGTTTCTACCTACGACATTCCTGCAATGGCTGTAACTGTTATCGATGATATGGCCATTGGTTCCATGAGAAGCTGCAGGGATTTCAATCTTACGGCATTCCTCAACAATCTTTCCCATCTTTTCCTCAATTTTGGAGGACACAATGCAGCAGCGGGATTCAGTCTTAAAAAAGAAAACCTTCCGGAACTGGAAAAACAGCTTAAAATTCTTTCGGGTTCAATAGAACTCAGCGAATCAGAAAAAGACAGCTATGAGGTTGACGCAGAACTGCCTCCAGCCTACATCACCACAGACATAATAAAGATATGCGACAGGTTTGAACCTTACGGAGAAGAAAATCCACCTCTGCTTTTTATGGCAAAAAATCTTACTGTCACAGACGGAATCGCAATCGGCAAGGGCGAAAAACAGCACCTCAAACTGAACATTCAGGCCGGTAAAACCAGGTGGCCTGCATTATTCTGGAATGAAGGAGACAGGCTCCACAAAGAAATAGAAATCGGAGACAGAGTTGACATTCTGTTCAATGTGGAAAGAAACGTGTTCAACGGTGTTGAAACCCTTCAGCTGGTACTAAAAGACATAAAAAGATCATCAGGAGATATGCAATGA